In the Candidatus Neomarinimicrobiota bacterium genome, one interval contains:
- a CDS encoding FAD-dependent oxidoreductase codes for MADYQEFTKKGAPEWPYPVNYGQESEVSTDILVIGGGISGCHAAINAAKRGVKVTVVEKGATVRSGSGGAGVDHWGDAFTNPCSKVTPDRVAEAPRREGSIPTYNNGIFRYITMRESWDALLDVEKMGLEFRDVKDEFAGAPFRDDETKIMFAYDYEGRTNIRIRGGARIKPIMHKEMKRLGIRIYDRVMATSLLTEGGKPGARVIGAMGVNVRTGKFYIFKAKAVILTAAQFSGIWVFSTELAGSAAHLDDPNCVGDGSAMAWKAGAEFTLMERSRGPVAGGFGWPRFGVGSPTNTWYPCTIVDANGKEVPWVDRKGNVLETVAERTRGWQSAQPTPDLPELIKKGEYILPLYADLPGMPEYERKAIFGLMVGNEGKTRVPIYQVYTQAGFDPDKDMLQAPVISREAGGEGLGPPMWRSGAVGGGWSGGGVVVDWNLRTNLEGLYAAGNQVGGCGGGHPGAATTGRYAGRQAAAYAKNAADSVPDRSQIDNEKARVYEAVGRDGDIGWKELHAGITRVMQIYCGEYKSEQMLKMGQWWLNSIKESEAARTYVRNPHELVRYLECLTRITISEMIIHASLARKASSRPLDFKRVDYPDMDPPEWNKFITIRLEDGEVKIGDLPSNFWVSPPNAATHRENYEKHCGLDD; via the coding sequence ATGGCTGATTATCAGGAGTTTACAAAAAAGGGTGCCCCCGAATGGCCTTATCCGGTGAACTATGGCCAGGAGAGTGAAGTCAGCACTGATATCCTCGTGATCGGTGGTGGCATATCGGGATGTCACGCAGCGATAAATGCCGCAAAAAGAGGAGTGAAGGTAACAGTTGTCGAGAAGGGGGCTACGGTAAGAAGTGGCAGCGGAGGGGCTGGGGTTGACCACTGGGGTGACGCGTTTACCAACCCGTGTTCCAAGGTGACTCCCGATCGAGTTGCAGAAGCGCCCAGGCGTGAAGGTTCTATTCCCACTTACAACAATGGAATCTTTCGCTACATCACGATGAGGGAATCCTGGGATGCCCTTCTTGATGTGGAGAAAATGGGACTTGAGTTTAGAGATGTCAAAGATGAGTTCGCAGGTGCTCCCTTCCGGGATGATGAGACCAAGATAATGTTTGCCTATGATTATGAGGGCAGAACCAACATACGCATTCGTGGGGGTGCGAGAATCAAACCTATAATGCATAAAGAGATGAAACGGCTGGGCATAAGAATCTATGACCGCGTTATGGCGACAAGTCTGCTGACTGAAGGAGGTAAGCCGGGTGCTAGGGTTATCGGCGCTATGGGAGTAAATGTAAGGACCGGCAAGTTCTATATCTTTAAGGCGAAAGCGGTTATACTCACCGCCGCCCAATTTTCCGGCATCTGGGTGTTCTCAACAGAATTGGCGGGGTCTGCTGCTCACCTCGACGACCCCAACTGCGTTGGTGATGGCAGTGCCATGGCTTGGAAAGCCGGGGCTGAATTTACCCTAATGGAGAGAAGCAGAGGGCCGGTAGCCGGCGGATTTGGCTGGCCACGTTTCGGCGTCGGGAGTCCGACCAATACTTGGTACCCGTGCACGATAGTTGATGCCAATGGTAAAGAAGTGCCCTGGGTCGACAGGAAAGGGAATGTACTGGAAACTGTGGCAGAACGCACCCGTGGCTGGCAGTCTGCTCAGCCAACCCCTGACTTGCCCGAACTGATAAAAAAGGGCGAATATATCCTTCCGCTATATGCCGATTTGCCGGGTATGCCAGAATATGAGCGGAAGGCGATTTTCGGCCTTATGGTGGGTAACGAGGGTAAGACCCGCGTCCCGATATACCAAGTCTATACCCAGGCTGGATTCGACCCGGACAAGGACATGCTTCAGGCACCAGTTATCTCCCGAGAAGCCGGGGGAGAAGGACTGGGACCGCCAATGTGGCGCAGCGGCGCTGTTGGGGGAGGATGGTCAGGTGGTGGAGTGGTTGTCGACTGGAACCTCAGGACAAACCTGGAGGGTTTATACGCAGCAGGGAATCAAGTTGGCGGTTGTGGGGGAGGACACCCCGGTGCAGCCACCACCGGCAGATACGCCGGCAGACAAGCTGCCGCTTATGCCAAAAATGCTGCCGATTCTGTCCCTGACAGGAGTCAGATAGATAATGAGAAAGCTCGTGTATATGAAGCTGTAGGGAGAGACGGTGATATCGGCTGGAAAGAATTGCACGCCGGTATAACCAGAGTCATGCAGATATATTGTGGCGAATACAAAAGCGAACAGATGCTCAAAATGGGACAGTGGTGGCTCAATAGCATTAAAGAAAGTGAAGCTGCCCGGACTTATGTCAGGAACCCTCACGAGCTGGTTCGCTACCTGGAATGCCTGACCCGCATCACCATCAGCGAAATGATTATACATGCCTCACTGGCTCGCAAAGCCAGCAGCCGTCCCCTCGACTTCAAACGGGTTGACTATCCGGATATGGACCCGCCTGAGTGGAACAAGTTTATTACCATCAGGCTGGAAGATGGCGAAGTTAAGATTGGTGATTTACCTTCAAACTTCTGGGTATCACCACCCAACGCGGCTACTCACCGGGAAAATTATGAAAAACACTGCG